A section of the Anabaena cylindrica PCC 7122 genome encodes:
- a CDS encoding Ycf51 family protein, with protein MFTTSDFLQYTQWSGIATIAFAVFTILAFIVKWGFRFRLVGATGFMIVLTAGLFSLSLVPLSRTVIPGAVKYTLVYDNGSSEAVIATSPQITPTQLEATLRQAASNLYSFGRLGSRGNNQLTIRARTVIHPEPGITVPLYLGEVKRTLASREDSEMAVQVYLDKFAQIPKKPTA; from the coding sequence ATGTTCACCACATCTGATTTCCTGCAATATACACAATGGTCAGGTATTGCGACGATAGCCTTTGCAGTCTTCACAATTCTAGCTTTTATCGTCAAATGGGGCTTTCGCTTTCGGCTGGTGGGTGCAACTGGCTTTATGATCGTGCTGACTGCTGGGTTATTTTCACTGTCTTTAGTCCCTCTGAGTCGCACAGTTATCCCCGGTGCAGTAAAATACACCCTAGTTTATGACAATGGTTCTAGCGAAGCGGTAATTGCGACTTCACCCCAGATTACCCCTACACAATTAGAAGCAACTTTGCGTCAAGCAGCTAGTAATCTGTATTCTTTTGGTCGTTTGGGTAGCAGAGGAAACAACCAATTGACCATTCGCGCCCGTACCGTTATCCACCCAGAACCAGGAATTACAGTACCGCTGTATTTAGGTGAAGTCAAACGAACTTTGGCTAGTCGTGAAGATTCTGAAATGGCCGTGCAAGTTTACCTAGATAAATTCGCTCAAATACCAAAAAAACCCACAGCTTAA